A section of the Falco biarmicus isolate bFalBia1 chromosome 3, bFalBia1.pri, whole genome shotgun sequence genome encodes:
- the CCDC127 gene encoding coiled-coil domain-containing protein 127 isoform X2, with translation MESNPCLITSDLQTCLGRADIRCATEPNLGDSPRRCRGWIWTRECQKEIEREKKEYYKKHSSLQKNLEAKYRDIITENRRTVAHLELELEKERNRTLSYREALVSQSRKLVEERRILEQEQEKLEREKQVLLHSGAEGNLYQSCLAKEEEWQKRANILLKEFEEGLKERQDIYCSLVVPRSQRLEIEKNLLVKAATDPVAVALHMESGLKDIFKHDNYCGNLLNRSKSQNGRLMWLYLRYWELAIELQKFKRAEKAMLGKR, from the exons ATGGAATCGAATCCATGTTTAATAACCTCTGATTTACAAACCTGTCTCGGAAGAGCGGACATACGGTGTGCTACAGAGCCTAACCTTGGTGACAGCCCAAGGAGATGCAGAG GTTGGATCTGGACCAGAGAATgtcaaaaagaaatagaaagagaaaaaaaagaatattataaAAAACATTcatctttacaaaaaaatctggaagCCAAATATCGGGATATAATCACAGAAAATCGTCGCACGGTTGCTCATTTGGAGTTGGAGCTTGAAAAGGAACGCAACAGAACCCTGAGTTACCGTGAAGCCCTCGTGTCCCAGTCTCGCAAACTAGTAGAAGAAAGAAGGATCCtagagcaggagcaggagaagTTAGAGCGAGAAAAACAAGTCCTTTTGCACTCAGGAGCAGAAGGTAACTTGTACCAAAGTTGTCTGGCAAAGGAAGAAGAGTGGCAAAAGAGAGCCAATATTTTACTAAAAGAATTTGAAGAGGGACTTAAAGAAAGACAGGACATCTACTGCAGTCTTGTTGTACCCAGAAGCCAGAGActagaaatagagaaaaatctGCTAGTTAAAGCAGCAACTGATCCTGTTGCTGTGGCTCTACATATGGAAAGTGGcttaaaagatattttcaaaCATGATAACTACTGTGGCAATCTACTCAACAGAAGTAAAAGTCAGAATGGAAGACTTATGTGGCTGTATCTCAGATACTGGGAACTAGCTATTGAACTACAGAAGTTCAAGAGGGCAGAAAAGGCCATGTTAGGAAAACGATAA
- the CCDC127 gene encoding coiled-coil domain-containing protein 127 isoform X1, which produces MNNLNDPPNWNILPNRREPGDEGSRWNYALLVPMLGLAAFRWIWTRECQKEIEREKKEYYKKHSSLQKNLEAKYRDIITENRRTVAHLELELEKERNRTLSYREALVSQSRKLVEERRILEQEQEKLEREKQVLLHSGAEGNLYQSCLAKEEEWQKRANILLKEFEEGLKERQDIYCSLVVPRSQRLEIEKNLLVKAATDPVAVALHMESGLKDIFKHDNYCGNLLNRSKSQNGRLMWLYLRYWELAIELQKFKRAEKAMLGKR; this is translated from the exons ATGAATAATTTAAATGACCCTCCCAACTGGAACATCCTGCCGAACCGGCGGGAGCCCGGCGATGAAGGCAGCAGGTGGAACTACGCCTTGCTGGTGCCCATGCTGGGCCTGGCCGCCTTCC GTTGGATCTGGACCAGAGAATgtcaaaaagaaatagaaagagaaaaaaaagaatattataaAAAACATTcatctttacaaaaaaatctggaagCCAAATATCGGGATATAATCACAGAAAATCGTCGCACGGTTGCTCATTTGGAGTTGGAGCTTGAAAAGGAACGCAACAGAACCCTGAGTTACCGTGAAGCCCTCGTGTCCCAGTCTCGCAAACTAGTAGAAGAAAGAAGGATCCtagagcaggagcaggagaagTTAGAGCGAGAAAAACAAGTCCTTTTGCACTCAGGAGCAGAAGGTAACTTGTACCAAAGTTGTCTGGCAAAGGAAGAAGAGTGGCAAAAGAGAGCCAATATTTTACTAAAAGAATTTGAAGAGGGACTTAAAGAAAGACAGGACATCTACTGCAGTCTTGTTGTACCCAGAAGCCAGAGActagaaatagagaaaaatctGCTAGTTAAAGCAGCAACTGATCCTGTTGCTGTGGCTCTACATATGGAAAGTGGcttaaaagatattttcaaaCATGATAACTACTGTGGCAATCTACTCAACAGAAGTAAAAGTCAGAATGGAAGACTTATGTGGCTGTATCTCAGATACTGGGAACTAGCTATTGAACTACAGAAGTTCAAGAGGGCAGAAAAGGCCATGTTAGGAAAACGATAA